In the Leptospira sp. WS4.C2 genome, one interval contains:
- a CDS encoding ATP-dependent zinc protease, with protein MKFQSFSSRITFRKFSYLFVLVPIFLLIHCFGSKQVIEKKPDLHIKPIVIPPQYLKPIVGRVEWVEFPNWKLKLRARIDTGAKSCSIHAINIERVTENGEVFVLFDTFVDEKPVRLKSKFVKEAKVTSTSGVSENRIIISELMKMGKYKEEVIINLNDRTNLTYPILIGRNFLMGKFLVDVSLSHALGD; from the coding sequence ATGAAATTTCAATCATTCTCTTCTCGAATTACTTTTCGTAAATTCTCATACTTATTTGTCCTTGTTCCCATTTTCCTTTTGATTCATTGTTTTGGTTCCAAACAAGTCATCGAGAAAAAACCAGACCTGCATATCAAACCAATTGTCATCCCACCTCAATATTTAAAACCCATTGTGGGCCGAGTGGAATGGGTTGAATTTCCCAATTGGAAACTGAAACTTCGCGCTCGGATAGATACTGGTGCTAAATCTTGTTCCATCCATGCGATCAATATTGAGAGGGTCACTGAAAACGGGGAAGTGTTTGTTTTGTTTGATACCTTCGTGGACGAAAAACCAGTTCGTTTAAAAAGTAAATTTGTAAAAGAAGCCAAAGTAACTAGTACTTCGGGTGTTTCTGAAAATAGAATCATTATTAGTGAATTGATGAAGATGGGCAAGTATAAGGAAGAAGTGATTATTAATTTAAATGATAGAACCAACCTGACCTATCCCATTCTCATAGGTCGAAACTTTCTTATGGGTAAGTTTCTTGTAGATGTGTCATTATCACATGCCTTAGGGGACTAG
- a CDS encoding 7TM domain-containing protein, translating into MDRKTLITVSVLIILPIVSILYKLNVAELSLLPVEVDDTVNLQVVILPKENVAVSEVTFPIPKQFIQSRVLKSNTKMEDLDFRLQKKQYGHLGIWEGEDWNSSIGYYAKIKILPYTHTNPEPEIVTENRKQPSKEPYYLSFKNFSAEEIRLAKKLFEQIHPYDKDNVASAKQIYYFISEEVLNTTKEITLADTIRLNNGNAYSQAMLFSLLCRMKGIQTRTVAGFDLSKQNTKDNKVKLSFWNEIRIHGKWYFVSTYKNIFAQSVNGYLPLWKSVEERRSLGEDPVTFRYTAYVTKSNVNRYNFKEYSEEVASSNSFLRYYSLYSLPTPLQNLFRLVILIPIGALVLSVARNMIGIPTFGIFTPILLAMFFYETNLLFGISFFLLMIGLGFFERYALDKYYLLAVPRLSILLTITVISLILFSVLNEEISFFNQMSVTLFPIVITTIFIERFSIMIIEEGIMHSFVTLAGTLMIALISYMIFFFGSLQILFFTHPELLFIVIAIQILIGQYKGYRISELFRFREIFKS; encoded by the coding sequence TTGGATCGTAAAACTTTAATTACAGTTTCTGTTCTCATTATTCTTCCAATTGTATCAATTCTTTATAAACTCAATGTTGCAGAATTGTCTCTGTTGCCTGTGGAAGTGGATGATACTGTTAATTTACAAGTAGTTATACTTCCAAAAGAAAATGTAGCTGTTTCTGAAGTAACCTTTCCTATTCCGAAACAATTCATTCAATCAAGAGTTCTTAAATCCAATACCAAAATGGAGGATTTAGACTTTCGTCTGCAGAAAAAACAATACGGTCATTTGGGAATTTGGGAAGGGGAGGATTGGAATTCTTCCATCGGATATTATGCAAAAATAAAAATCCTTCCATACACACATACCAACCCAGAACCAGAAATTGTTACTGAAAATAGAAAACAACCTTCAAAAGAGCCATATTATCTTTCATTTAAAAACTTTTCCGCAGAGGAAATACGTTTGGCAAAAAAGTTATTCGAACAAATTCATCCCTACGACAAGGATAATGTTGCTTCAGCCAAACAAATATATTATTTTATCTCTGAAGAAGTTTTAAATACAACTAAAGAAATCACACTCGCAGATACAATTCGTTTGAATAATGGGAATGCTTATTCACAGGCCATGTTGTTTTCCCTGCTCTGTCGTATGAAGGGTATCCAAACAAGGACTGTCGCCGGATTTGATTTGTCTAAACAAAACACAAAAGACAATAAGGTAAAACTTAGTTTTTGGAATGAAATTAGAATTCATGGAAAATGGTATTTTGTGTCTACCTACAAAAATATTTTTGCCCAAAGTGTAAATGGATATTTACCACTCTGGAAGTCCGTAGAAGAAAGACGATCTCTTGGGGAAGACCCCGTAACGTTCCGTTATACGGCTTACGTTACAAAGTCGAATGTAAATCGTTATAATTTTAAAGAATATAGCGAAGAGGTGGCTTCCAGTAATAGTTTTCTAAGATATTATTCTTTGTATAGCCTTCCCACACCTTTACAAAATTTGTTTCGTTTGGTGATTCTCATTCCTATCGGAGCTTTGGTTTTGTCGGTGGCCAGGAATATGATTGGAATCCCTACCTTTGGAATTTTTACCCCGATTTTACTTGCTATGTTTTTTTATGAAACAAATCTCCTTTTCGGTATTAGTTTTTTTCTTTTGATGATTGGGCTTGGTTTTTTTGAAAGGTATGCTTTGGATAAATACTACCTACTGGCAGTTCCTAGGCTTTCTATCCTACTTACCATCACCGTTATTTCTTTGATTTTATTTTCTGTTTTAAACGAAGAGATTTCATTTTTTAATCAGATGAGTGTGACTTTATTTCCTATTGTAATCACAACGATCTTTATTGAACGTTTTTCGATTATGATCATTGAAGAAGGTATTATGCATTCTTTTGTGACCTTGGCGGGAACATTAATGATTGCACTCATCAGTTATATGATATTCTTTTTTGGTTCCTTACAAATTCTGTTTTTTACGCATCCAGAATTGTTGTTCATTGTGATTGCTATTCAAATCCTTATTGGCCAATATAAAGGCTATAGAATTTCGGAACTTTTCCGGTTTAGGGAAATATTTAAGTCATGA